Proteins encoded within one genomic window of Oryza brachyantha chromosome 7, ObraRS2, whole genome shotgun sequence:
- the LOC102707133 gene encoding vesicle-associated membrane protein 721, with protein sequence MGQQSLIYAFVARGTVVLAEYTEFTGNFTTIAAQCLQKLPASNNKFTYNCDGHTFNYLVEDGFTYCVVAVESVGRQIPIAFLDRVKEDFTKRYGGGKAATAAANSLNREFGSKLKEHMQYCVDHPEEITKLAKVKAQVSEVKGVMMENIEKVLDRGEKIELLVDKTENLRSQAQDFRQQGTKVRRKMWLQNMKIKLIVLGIIIALILIIILSVCHGFKCK encoded by the exons ATGGGGCAGCAGTCGCTGATCTACGCGTTCGTGGCGCGGGGCACGGTGGTGCTGGCGGAGTACACGGAGTTCACCGGCAACTTCACCACCATCGCGGCGCAGTGCCTCCAGAAGCTCCCCGCCAGCAACAACAAGTTCACCTACAACTGCGACGGCCACACCTTCAACTACCTCGTCGAGGACGGCTTCA CATACTGTGTTGTTGCTGTTGAATCAGTTGGGCGACAAATCCCCATTGCTTTCCTTGATAGAGTCAAGGAAGATTTCACCAAAAGATATGGTGGTGGGAAAGCAGCTACTGCTGCAGCGAACAGCCTCAACCGAGAATTCGG ATCAAAACTTAAGGAGCACATGCAGTATTGTGTAGACCACCCTGAGGAGATCACCAAGCTTGCCAAGGTCAAAGCACAAGTCTCGGAGGTCAAAGGAGTTATGATGGAAAACATTGAGAAG GTTCTTGACCGTGGTGAGAAGATTGAACTGCTTGTCGACAAGACTGAAAACCTGCGATCTCAG GCACAAGACTTCAGACAGCAGGGTACAAAGGTGCGGCGAAAGATGTGGTTgcaaaacatgaagatcaagcTGATCGTCCTGGGGATCATCATCGCGCTCATTCTCATCATCATCCTGTCCGTGTGCCATGGCTTCAAGTGCAAGTGA
- the LOC102715129 gene encoding serine/threonine protein kinase OSK4-like: MQGGGAAGAAAATQPQHRELLERYELVRARGRGTFADVWEARHRRTGQSVAVKILRLAAGIPVRKVEREIAVMRLLSHPHIVRFYEAISGGDGEHVYVVMELAAQGQLYDYVTQLGRLREDEARRIFHQIVSGAEYCHHNMVVHRDLKLENILMDSEMNVKIVDFGFSKFFRHGKVLSQPCGSREYAAPELLAGRRYVGPPVDVWSCGVILYILFCGRLPFDSSDVSELNRIIKRAEFSIPAYVPDDARDLISSMLIVRPDKRLTMNEVRTHRWVQRSIIPRYLAMPPLNARTQITKIDDETVEKVTSHGIDKRHLVESLENGVENEATVTYNLILSKQFDAPTRYLWTIDVCQEAGQSTTTGAAGATGSTAGEQPAAVAVAGGDERSGWALGGVEFQECPRAAMRTIAAALREMGVVYAHDDDHGRYGKLLCARFTGSISSTNVRRVIRSFLTATDTASSSSSGAATGGGSSSGSRGQAGHGGGAPVDDAVEINSDVLESLSAAVFFEIQLYKSAGEGNYLMDLRRLSGPQLQYLNICSELSSKLRSVN; encoded by the exons atgcagggcggcggcgcggcgggggcggcggcggcgacgcagccGCAGCACCGGGAGCTGCTCGAGCGGTACGAGCTGGTGCgggcgcgggggcgggggaCGTTCGCCGACGTGTGGGAGGCTCGGCACCGGCGGACCGGCCAGAGCGTCGCCGTCAAGatcctccgcctcgccgccggcatccCCGTCCGCAAAG tggagagagagatcgcGGTGATGAGGCTGCTGAGCCACCCGCACATCGTGCGGTTCTACGAGGCCatctccggcggcgacggcgagcacgtCTACGTCGTCATGGAGCTGGCGGCGCAGGGGCAGCTGTACGACTACGTCACCCAGCTCGGCCGCCTCCGCGAGGACGAGGCCCGCAGGATCTTCCACCAG ATCGTATCAGGCGCCGAATACTGCCACCACAACATGGTCGTGCACCGGGACCTGAAGCTGGAGAACATCCTGATGGATTCAGAGATGAACGTCAAGATCGTCGACTTTGGTTTCAGCAAGTTCTTCAGGCACGGCAAGGTGCTCAGCCAGCCATGCGGAAGCCGCGAGTACGCCGCTCCCGAG CTACTCGCGGGTAGAAGATATGTTGGTCCCCCGGTTGATGTCTGGAGCTGTGGGGTCATTCTCTACATCCTCTTCTGTGGACGTTTGCCCTTTGACAGCTCCGACGTCTCAGAGCTGAATAGAATTATCAAG AGAGCAGAGTTCAGTATCCCAGCATACGTCCCTGACGACGCGAGGGACCTCATCTCCAGCATGCTGATCGTGAGACCTGACAAGCGCCTCACCATGAACGAGGTCAGGACGCACCGTTGGGTCCAGCGCTCCATCATCCCTCGCTACCTTGCAATGCCTCCTCTGAACGCACGAACACAGATCACCAAG ATTGATGATGAGACTGTCGAGAAGGTGACCAGCCATGGCATTGACAAGAGGCACTTGGTTGAATCACTCGAAAACGGAGTCGAAAACGAG GCAACGGTCACCTACAATCTGATCCTTAGTAAGCAGTTTGATGCCCCAACCCGTTATCTCTGGACAATTGATGTCTGTCAAGAAGCTGGACAAAGTACCACCACG GGAGCAGCAGGAGCAACAGGCAGCACCGCCGGAGAGCAgcctgccgccgtcgccgtcgccggaggagACGAACGCAGCGGATGGGCCCTCGGCGGTGTGGAGTTCCAGGAGTGCCCCCGTGCGGCCATGCGCACcatcgcggcggcgctgcgcgAGATGGGCGTCGTCTACgcccacgacgacgaccatgGCCGCTACGGCAAGCTGCTGTGCGCACGCTTCACCGGCAGCATCTCCAGCACCAACGTCCGCCGCGTCATCCGTAGCTTCCTCACCGCCACTGACAcggcctcttcttcttcctctggtGCTGCCACCGgcggtggcagcagcagcggcagcagagGTCAGGCTGGCCATGGCGGTGGAGCTCCCGTCGATGACGCTGTCGAGATCAACAGCGACGTTCTGGAGAGCTTGTCCGCGGCCGTGTTCTTTGAAATTCag CTGTACAAGTCAGCAGGAGAAGGCAATTACCTGATGGATCTCAGGAGACTTTCTGGCCCACAGCTTCAGTACCTGAATATATGCTCAGAGTTAAGCTCTAAGCTGAGATCAGTTAACTGA
- the LOC121054906 gene encoding glycine-rich RNA-binding protein 1-like: MAKWWRLAAVLLVLCLAAVAAAAARSMPADVDCDTVAANRGAAAAASAGAAGVEDAKTAFGGSDGHGGLFGGYTGPLGGGAAGFGPFGGFGAGGGPFGGGKIGFEENRRI, encoded by the exons ATGGCTAAGTGGTGGCGCCTGGCCGCCGTCCTCCTGGTGCTGTGCCTCGCCgctgtggcggcggccgcggcgaggagcaTGCCTGCTGACGTCGACTGCGACACCGTCGCAGCGAACCGCggggcggctgcggctgcttctgccggcgccgccggcgtggaggATGCCAAGACCGCGTTCGGCGGGAGCGACGGCCACGGGGGGCTCTTCGGCGGGTACACCGGCCCgctcggcggtggcgccgccgggtTCGGCCCTTTCGGCGGGTtcggggccggcggcgggcccTTCGGCgg AGGGAAAATCGGTTTTGAGGAAAATCgaagaatttga